In Syngnathus acus chromosome 21, fSynAcu1.2, whole genome shotgun sequence, one genomic interval encodes:
- the si:dkey-67c22.2 gene encoding serine/arginine repetitive matrix protein 2 isoform X2: MECAVDIPTGEDETKEKDDVNCTDGTEQPHKKNKKHKKHKNKKKKKKRKNEKESSSESGADSDAETSPQKPVRTTRASARLAAKTGDLAEQKEETKTDCVDKEGDAKSKKHKRHAAKKKKKKKKKDEKKSQSRSSSDSSSGSGSESETEGRAGMGDGKSSPAVAAIQHEPVSLMSTQNDKGDQKDVPNLLNPEALEEKKQCIAEMDVPQSAEKTTTDSQTNGPEKDIKSSLPSLDEVTQTAPVQMKEEASLGDGTLGHANELPDIIPKQENNAPKDEPVQKDESSLMQQATVKEPDSPKPASPLPMMGPDIKQSGSRHSRSPSPSPPKQQNDEQTVVAAEEPPENHSRSASKDKSSPTPQKNRQLSRSISRSQSPKPRKKSLSPRSKSPKRARRRSLSGSRSRTPRRKSLRSPRRSKTPKRRRSSSLSPRRRRSSPSTKRRSSRSPKRGVRRSRSLSRSPRRSRRSKSRSRGRLRRSRTRSPRRGGASGRRSRSRSFARARRSRSRRPYRRSRSRSLAKRTGGRRSRSRSLSRHRRSPPPRARRSRSRSVRRSRRTRSRSVTTYKRQRRSRSRSRRKRTKSRTPISRWRSKSRSPVRRRSRSLVRRRSRSPARRKRSPPRSSKRSRSRSLPRRHRSKSPSPLLSRKKSKSPRISVRRSKSKSVSVGLRRSKSRSRSESSNRPSDRSSHARSASPPPEKATSSPQAEQASPEKMASPDNMASPDNMASPEKMTSPERMASPEIMASPERMASPERMASLERMASPEKMASPEKMASPERMGSPERMASPERMASTERMASPERMASPERMASPERMAPVAETLPVSGGWRPVPALVASSFPAVTSVDEVQELPQAPATLPEEEEDEQREEDSTWHEQDVSGTGPGSQEPADEPEGSECSAGLDEEMQNASPPVNMLEESQKSPSHSASPGRQSLECSPAPADHREPSRSASPRKRSPARKRESVSPSEKKKRRSKSRSPGRRRKSSPSRSSTRRKRSRSKSRTRARRSKSRSPVRKRRSRSPNARGRKRSKSADRNKRSRSRSAGRKKRSRSGDRGRRSRSRSSDRRRRSRSRGRGKRPVFRSRSFDRRDRWKREPSHSPVLILRKQRRSGSRTRRSASKSPPRLTDLDKDQLLEIAKANAAAMCAKAGVPIPESLRPKAILQLPLPTPSAGPLSLPLPLPLPMGMGMPNMPNMGPMGLPGIPGMPNMSNITMSAAMASMTAATMTAALTNMGALAAMPPLAPLPTITNKPPPCLAPPTPSLNLDHIEEAKRKVTQQANIHTIKELTEKCKMIANSKEEMAVAKPHVSDDEY, translated from the exons ATGGAGTGTGCAGTGGACATTCCAACCG GCGAAGAtgagacaaaggaaaaagatGACGTGAATTGCACTGATGGGACTGAACAGCCCcataagaaaaacaagaagcacaaaaagcacaagaacaagaagaagaaaaagaaaaggaagaatGAAAAGGAAAGCAGCTCGGAGTCTGGTGCTGACTCTGATGCCGAGACTTCTCCTCAGAAACCTGTCCGGACTACTAGAGCCAG TGCAAGGCTGGCGGCAAAAACCGGAGATCTTGCTGAGCAGAAggaagagacaaaaacag ATTGTGTGGACAAGGAAGGAGACGCAAAAtctaaaaaacacaaaagacacgctgctaagaagaagaaaaagaagaagaagaaggatgaaaagaaatcacaaTCTCGCTCCTCATCCGATAGCAGCTCCGGCTCAGGTTCTGAATCTGAAACGGAAGGCCGTGCAGGGATGGGTGATGGCAAATCTTCTCCGGCGGTAGCAGCTATCCAGCATGAGCCAGTGTCACTAATGTCAACACAGAACGACAAAGGGGATCAGAAAGATGTTCCCAATCTGCTGAATCCCGAAGCACTTGAAGAGAAGAAGCAGTGCATAGCCGAAATGGATGTTCCGCAAAGTGCAGAGAAGACCACAACCGATAGTCAAACCAACGGACCAGAAAAAGATATCAAATCCTCATTGCCTAGCTTGGATGAGGTCACACAGACAGCACCAGTTCAGATGAAAGAGGAAGCCAGTCTAGGAGATGGTACATTGGGTCACGCCAATGAACTTCCTGACATTATTCCTAAACAGGAAAATAATGCACCTAAAGATGAGCCAGTGCAAAAAGACGAATCCAGCTTAATGCAGCAGGCGACAGTAAAAGAGCCAGATTCACCCAAGCCAGCATCTCCCCTCCCTATGATGGGTCCTGATATTAAGCAGTCTGGGTCAAGACATAGTCGGTCACCATCACCAAGCCCCCCAAAGCAACAGAATGATGAGCAAACAGTAGTGGCAGCGGAAGAACCGCCAGAGAATCATTCGAGATCAGCCTCAAAGGACAAGTCATCTCCCACCCCTCAAAAAAATCGTCAGCTCTCGCGCTCCATCTCTCGCTCTCAGTCTCCTAAACCTAGGAAGAAGTCCCTCTCCCCACGCTCCAAGTCTCCTAAGAGAGCTCGCCGTCGGTCGTTGTCCGGTTCTCGCTCACGTACACCGAGGAGGAAGTCGTTACGGTCACCGCGGAGGTCCAAGACACCAAAACGTCGGAGAAGCTCGTCTTTGTCTCCGAGGCGCCGCCGCAGTTCCCCGTCCACAAAAAGAAGATCCTCGAGATCGCCAAAACGCGGGGTACGCAGGTCGCGCTCTTTATCTCGGTCTCCAAGGAGAAGCCGGAGATCAAAGTCCCGCTCACGAGGGCGCTTAAGACGCTCCCGCACGCGCTCGCCCAGACGTGGTGGAGCAAGCGGGAGACGGTCGCGATCTCGCTCTTTTGCCAGGGCCCGTCGCTCCAGATCCAGGCGCCCTTACCGCCGATCCAGGTCACGTTCCTTGGCAAAACGGACCGGTGGCAGGCGCTCAAGGAGTCGATCTTTGTCGCGTCACAGGAGGTCGCCGCCTCCCAGAGCGCGCCGCTCACGCTCCAGATCGGTCCGCAGAAGCCGGCGGACTCGATCACGCTCCGTCACAACCTACAAACGGCAGCGGCGCTCTCGATCAAGGAGTCGCCGCAAACGGACCAAATCCCGAACGCCCATTTCTCGCTGGCGCTCCAAATCCAGGTCTCCGGTCCGAAGGCGTTCTCGTTCCCTGGTCAGAAGGCGTTCTCGTTCCCCTGCCAGGAGAAAGCGCTCTCCGCCGCGGTCTAGCAAACGCTCGAGATCCCGCTCATTGCCGAGAAGGCACAGGTCAAAGTCACCTTCGCCATTACTGAGCAGAAAGAAGTCCAAATCGCCCAGGATCAGCGTCAGaaggtcaaagtcaaaatctGTCTCTGTTGGCTTGCGCAGATCCAAGTCCAGGTCCCGGTCTGAGTCAAGTAATAGACCGTCTGATAGGTCATCCCATGCCAGATCCGCCTCACCCCCTCCTGAGAAGGCGACTTCTTCTCCCCAGGCGGAGCAAGCATCTCCCGAAAAGATGGCATCCCCCGACAACATGGCATCCCCCGACAACATGGCATCCCCCGAAAAGATGACATCTCCAGAAAGGATGGCATCTCCAGAAATTATGGCTTCTCCAGAAAG GATGGCGTCACCAGAAAGGATGGCGTCCCTCGAAAGGATGGCGTCCCCAGAAAAGATGGCCTCCCCAGAAAAGATGGCTTCCCCAGAAAGGATGGGCTCCCCAGAAAGGATGGCCTCCCCAGAAAGGATGGCCTCCACAGAAAGGATGGCCTCCCCAGAAAGGATGGCCTCCCCAGAAAGGATGGCCTCCCCAGAAAGGATGGCTCCAGTAGCTGAAACCCTTCCCGTCTCAG GTGGCTGGAGGCCTGTGCCCGCACTGGTTGCTTCTAGTTTTCCAGCTGTTACTTCTGTGGATGAAGTTCAGGAGCTGCCTCAAGCCCCTGCTACCCTCcctgaagaagaggaagacgaACAGAGGGAGGAGGACAGCACGTGGCACGAACAGGATGTTTCGGGGACAGGGCCTGGCTCCCAAGAACCTGCCGATGAACCGGAGGGATCGGAATGTTCTGCAGGCTTAGATGAAGAAATGCAAAATGCTTCCCCACCTGTGAACATGTTAGAAGAATCCCAGAAAAGCCCCTCGCACTCGGCGTCTCCAGGAAGGCAGAGCTTAGAGTGCTCGCCCGCACCCGCAGATCACAGGGAACCTTCCCGCTCAGCTTCACCCCGAAAGAG ATCTCCAGCAAGGAAAAGAGAATCTGTCTCACCAtctgaaaaaaagaagcgCCGTTCAAAGTCTCGCAGTCCCGGCCGCCGCAGAAAATCCAGCCCTTCCCGTTCCAGCACACGACGCAAGCGATCCCGTTCCAAGTCTCGGACCAGGGCGCGCCGATCCAAGTCCCGTTCTCCAGTCCGCAAGAGGCGCTCCCGCTCGCCCAACGCCAGGGGGAGGAAAAGATCCAAGTCCGCCGACAGGAACAAACGATCTCGGAGCCGATCCGCCGGCCGCAAGAAAAGGTCGAGGTCGGGAGACAGAGGTCGCAGGTCCAGGTCTCGTTCCTCCGACCGAAGACGCCGGTCAAGATCCAGAGGTCGAGGGAAGCGTCCGGTATTTCGCAGTCGCTCATTTGATAGAAGGGATAGGTGGAAAAGGGAGCCCAGCCACTCTCCCGTTCTGATTCTCCGCAAACAGCGGCGCTCAGGGTCGCGCACACGACGCAGCGCCAGCAAGTCGCCTCCGAGGCTCACTGACCTGG ATAAAGACCAGCTACTGGAGATAGCCAAGGCCAACGCAGCTGCCATGTGTGCCAAAGCGGGCGTCCCCATCCCCGAAAGTCTGCGGCCAAAAGCGATCCTCCAACTTCCCCTGCCAACGCCTTCCGCCGGTCCGCTCTCCCTCCCGCTGCCCTTACCCCTCCCCATGGGCATGGGGATGCCAAATATGCCCAACATGGGTCCAATGGGGCTGCCCGGTATTCCAGGAATGCCCAACATGTCCAACATCACCATGAGTGCCGCCATGGCAAGTATGACGGCGGCCACCATGACGGCCGCCCTCACCAACATGGGGGCCTTGGCGGCCATGCCCCCCCTTGCCCCTCTCCCCACCATCACAAACAAACCTCCTCCATGTCTCGCGCCACCAACCCCATCCCTGAACCTGGACCACATTGAGGAAGCAAAAAGGAAGGTCACTCAGCAAGCAAACATCCACACCATAAAGGAGCTGACGGAG AAATGTAAGATGATTGCCAATAGTAAAGAGGAGATGGCCGTAGCTAAACCTCATGTCTCCGATGACGAATACTAA
- the si:dkey-67c22.2 gene encoding serine/arginine repetitive matrix protein 2 isoform X1, producing the protein MECAVDIPTGEDETKEKDDVNCTDGTEQPHKKNKKHKKHKNKKKKKKRKNEKESSSESGADSDAETSPQKPVRTTRASARLAAKTGDLAEQKEETKTDCVDKEGDAKSKKHKRHAAKKKKKKKKKDEKKSQSRSSSDSSSGSGSESETEGRAGMGDGKSSPAVAAIQHEPVSLMSTQNDKGDQKDVPNLLNPEALEEKKQCIAEMDVPQSAEKTTTDSQTNGPEKDIKSSLPSLDEVTQTAPVQMKEEASLGDGTLGHANELPDIIPKQENNAPKDEPVQKDESSLMQQATVKEPDSPKPASPLPMMGPDIKQSGSRHSRSPSPSPPKQQNDEQTVVAAEEPPENHSRSASKDKSSPTPQKNRQLSRSISRSQSPKPRKKSLSPRSKSPKRARRRSLSGSRSRTPRRKSLRSPRRSKTPKRRRSSSLSPRRRRSSPSTKRRSSRSPKRGVRRSRSLSRSPRRSRRSKSRSRGRLRRSRTRSPRRGGASGRRSRSRSFARARRSRSRRPYRRSRSRSLAKRTGGRRSRSRSLSRHRRSPPPRARRSRSRSVRRSRRTRSRSVTTYKRQRRSRSRSRRKRTKSRTPISRWRSKSRSPVRRRSRSLVRRRSRSPARRKRSPPRSSKRSRSRSLPRRHRSKSPSPLLSRKKSKSPRISVRRSKSKSVSVGLRRSKSRSRSESSNRPSDRSSHARSASPPPEKATSSPQAEQASPEKMASPDNMASPDNMASPEKMTSPERMASPEIMASPERMASPERMASPERMASPERMASPERMASLERMASPEKMASPEKMASPERMGSPERMASPERMASTERMASPERMASPERMASPERMAPVAETLPVSGGWRPVPALVASSFPAVTSVDEVQELPQAPATLPEEEEDEQREEDSTWHEQDVSGTGPGSQEPADEPEGSECSAGLDEEMQNASPPVNMLEESQKSPSHSASPGRQSLECSPAPADHREPSRSASPRKRSPARKRESVSPSEKKKRRSKSRSPGRRRKSSPSRSSTRRKRSRSKSRTRARRSKSRSPVRKRRSRSPNARGRKRSKSADRNKRSRSRSAGRKKRSRSGDRGRRSRSRSSDRRRRSRSRGRGKRPVFRSRSFDRRDRWKREPSHSPVLILRKQRRSGSRTRRSASKSPPRLTDLDKDQLLEIAKANAAAMCAKAGVPIPESLRPKAILQLPLPTPSAGPLSLPLPLPLPMGMGMPNMPNMGPMGLPGIPGMPNMSNITMSAAMASMTAATMTAALTNMGALAAMPPLAPLPTITNKPPPCLAPPTPSLNLDHIEEAKRKVTQQANIHTIKELTEKCKMIANSKEEMAVAKPHVSDDEY; encoded by the exons ATGGAGTGTGCAGTGGACATTCCAACCG GCGAAGAtgagacaaaggaaaaagatGACGTGAATTGCACTGATGGGACTGAACAGCCCcataagaaaaacaagaagcacaaaaagcacaagaacaagaagaagaaaaagaaaaggaagaatGAAAAGGAAAGCAGCTCGGAGTCTGGTGCTGACTCTGATGCCGAGACTTCTCCTCAGAAACCTGTCCGGACTACTAGAGCCAG TGCAAGGCTGGCGGCAAAAACCGGAGATCTTGCTGAGCAGAAggaagagacaaaaacag ATTGTGTGGACAAGGAAGGAGACGCAAAAtctaaaaaacacaaaagacacgctgctaagaagaagaaaaagaagaagaagaaggatgaaaagaaatcacaaTCTCGCTCCTCATCCGATAGCAGCTCCGGCTCAGGTTCTGAATCTGAAACGGAAGGCCGTGCAGGGATGGGTGATGGCAAATCTTCTCCGGCGGTAGCAGCTATCCAGCATGAGCCAGTGTCACTAATGTCAACACAGAACGACAAAGGGGATCAGAAAGATGTTCCCAATCTGCTGAATCCCGAAGCACTTGAAGAGAAGAAGCAGTGCATAGCCGAAATGGATGTTCCGCAAAGTGCAGAGAAGACCACAACCGATAGTCAAACCAACGGACCAGAAAAAGATATCAAATCCTCATTGCCTAGCTTGGATGAGGTCACACAGACAGCACCAGTTCAGATGAAAGAGGAAGCCAGTCTAGGAGATGGTACATTGGGTCACGCCAATGAACTTCCTGACATTATTCCTAAACAGGAAAATAATGCACCTAAAGATGAGCCAGTGCAAAAAGACGAATCCAGCTTAATGCAGCAGGCGACAGTAAAAGAGCCAGATTCACCCAAGCCAGCATCTCCCCTCCCTATGATGGGTCCTGATATTAAGCAGTCTGGGTCAAGACATAGTCGGTCACCATCACCAAGCCCCCCAAAGCAACAGAATGATGAGCAAACAGTAGTGGCAGCGGAAGAACCGCCAGAGAATCATTCGAGATCAGCCTCAAAGGACAAGTCATCTCCCACCCCTCAAAAAAATCGTCAGCTCTCGCGCTCCATCTCTCGCTCTCAGTCTCCTAAACCTAGGAAGAAGTCCCTCTCCCCACGCTCCAAGTCTCCTAAGAGAGCTCGCCGTCGGTCGTTGTCCGGTTCTCGCTCACGTACACCGAGGAGGAAGTCGTTACGGTCACCGCGGAGGTCCAAGACACCAAAACGTCGGAGAAGCTCGTCTTTGTCTCCGAGGCGCCGCCGCAGTTCCCCGTCCACAAAAAGAAGATCCTCGAGATCGCCAAAACGCGGGGTACGCAGGTCGCGCTCTTTATCTCGGTCTCCAAGGAGAAGCCGGAGATCAAAGTCCCGCTCACGAGGGCGCTTAAGACGCTCCCGCACGCGCTCGCCCAGACGTGGTGGAGCAAGCGGGAGACGGTCGCGATCTCGCTCTTTTGCCAGGGCCCGTCGCTCCAGATCCAGGCGCCCTTACCGCCGATCCAGGTCACGTTCCTTGGCAAAACGGACCGGTGGCAGGCGCTCAAGGAGTCGATCTTTGTCGCGTCACAGGAGGTCGCCGCCTCCCAGAGCGCGCCGCTCACGCTCCAGATCGGTCCGCAGAAGCCGGCGGACTCGATCACGCTCCGTCACAACCTACAAACGGCAGCGGCGCTCTCGATCAAGGAGTCGCCGCAAACGGACCAAATCCCGAACGCCCATTTCTCGCTGGCGCTCCAAATCCAGGTCTCCGGTCCGAAGGCGTTCTCGTTCCCTGGTCAGAAGGCGTTCTCGTTCCCCTGCCAGGAGAAAGCGCTCTCCGCCGCGGTCTAGCAAACGCTCGAGATCCCGCTCATTGCCGAGAAGGCACAGGTCAAAGTCACCTTCGCCATTACTGAGCAGAAAGAAGTCCAAATCGCCCAGGATCAGCGTCAGaaggtcaaagtcaaaatctGTCTCTGTTGGCTTGCGCAGATCCAAGTCCAGGTCCCGGTCTGAGTCAAGTAATAGACCGTCTGATAGGTCATCCCATGCCAGATCCGCCTCACCCCCTCCTGAGAAGGCGACTTCTTCTCCCCAGGCGGAGCAAGCATCTCCCGAAAAGATGGCATCCCCCGACAACATGGCATCCCCCGACAACATGGCATCCCCCGAAAAGATGACATCTCCAGAAAGGATGGCATCTCCAGAAATTATGGCTTCTCCAGAAAGGATGGCGTCACCAGAAAGGATGGCGTCACCAGAAAGGATGGCGTCACCAGAAAGGATGGCGTCACCAGAAAGGATGGCGTCCCTCGAAAGGATGGCGTCCCCAGAAAAGATGGCCTCCCCAGAAAAGATGGCTTCCCCAGAAAGGATGGGCTCCCCAGAAAGGATGGCCTCCCCAGAAAGGATGGCCTCCACAGAAAGGATGGCCTCCCCAGAAAGGATGGCCTCCCCAGAAAGGATGGCCTCCCCAGAAAGGATGGCTCCAGTAGCTGAAACCCTTCCCGTCTCAG GTGGCTGGAGGCCTGTGCCCGCACTGGTTGCTTCTAGTTTTCCAGCTGTTACTTCTGTGGATGAAGTTCAGGAGCTGCCTCAAGCCCCTGCTACCCTCcctgaagaagaggaagacgaACAGAGGGAGGAGGACAGCACGTGGCACGAACAGGATGTTTCGGGGACAGGGCCTGGCTCCCAAGAACCTGCCGATGAACCGGAGGGATCGGAATGTTCTGCAGGCTTAGATGAAGAAATGCAAAATGCTTCCCCACCTGTGAACATGTTAGAAGAATCCCAGAAAAGCCCCTCGCACTCGGCGTCTCCAGGAAGGCAGAGCTTAGAGTGCTCGCCCGCACCCGCAGATCACAGGGAACCTTCCCGCTCAGCTTCACCCCGAAAGAG ATCTCCAGCAAGGAAAAGAGAATCTGTCTCACCAtctgaaaaaaagaagcgCCGTTCAAAGTCTCGCAGTCCCGGCCGCCGCAGAAAATCCAGCCCTTCCCGTTCCAGCACACGACGCAAGCGATCCCGTTCCAAGTCTCGGACCAGGGCGCGCCGATCCAAGTCCCGTTCTCCAGTCCGCAAGAGGCGCTCCCGCTCGCCCAACGCCAGGGGGAGGAAAAGATCCAAGTCCGCCGACAGGAACAAACGATCTCGGAGCCGATCCGCCGGCCGCAAGAAAAGGTCGAGGTCGGGAGACAGAGGTCGCAGGTCCAGGTCTCGTTCCTCCGACCGAAGACGCCGGTCAAGATCCAGAGGTCGAGGGAAGCGTCCGGTATTTCGCAGTCGCTCATTTGATAGAAGGGATAGGTGGAAAAGGGAGCCCAGCCACTCTCCCGTTCTGATTCTCCGCAAACAGCGGCGCTCAGGGTCGCGCACACGACGCAGCGCCAGCAAGTCGCCTCCGAGGCTCACTGACCTGG ATAAAGACCAGCTACTGGAGATAGCCAAGGCCAACGCAGCTGCCATGTGTGCCAAAGCGGGCGTCCCCATCCCCGAAAGTCTGCGGCCAAAAGCGATCCTCCAACTTCCCCTGCCAACGCCTTCCGCCGGTCCGCTCTCCCTCCCGCTGCCCTTACCCCTCCCCATGGGCATGGGGATGCCAAATATGCCCAACATGGGTCCAATGGGGCTGCCCGGTATTCCAGGAATGCCCAACATGTCCAACATCACCATGAGTGCCGCCATGGCAAGTATGACGGCGGCCACCATGACGGCCGCCCTCACCAACATGGGGGCCTTGGCGGCCATGCCCCCCCTTGCCCCTCTCCCCACCATCACAAACAAACCTCCTCCATGTCTCGCGCCACCAACCCCATCCCTGAACCTGGACCACATTGAGGAAGCAAAAAGGAAGGTCACTCAGCAAGCAAACATCCACACCATAAAGGAGCTGACGGAG AAATGTAAGATGATTGCCAATAGTAAAGAGGAGATGGCCGTAGCTAAACCTCATGTCTCCGATGACGAATACTAA
- the ercc1 gene encoding DNA excision repair protein ERCC-1 isoform X2: MKKRFNIDLDDSAFTKERTPPKPHFQPSVTAGQSKSNASASPGKETQPLSYAQYIIKAKAQGSAVPQPDPLPPVVGPSGGDEVTKNEETLGSGPSGQREINCPSLGPKPAGSGSSIIVSSRQRGNPILKFVRSVPWEFGEVVPDYVLGQTTCALFLSLRYHNLNPNYIHERLKQLGQSFTLRVLLVQVDVKDPHHALKELARICIMADCTLILAWSPEEAGRYLETYKSYEKKPADLLKEQVEKNYLSKVTDCLTTVKSINKTDAMTLLSTFSSLEGIISASKEDLVLCPGLGPQKARRLYDVLHKPFLKSKTKSNS; encoded by the exons ATGAAGAAGAGGTTTAATATCGATTTGGACGATTCTGCCTTTACTAAAGAGAGAACACCA ccAAAGCCTCACTTTCAACCATCAGTAACAGCGGGACAAAGCAAAAGCAATGCAAGCGCATCCCCAGGAAAGGAGACCCAGCCTTTGTCGTATGCACAATATATAATCAAAGCTAAAGCTCAAGGGTCTGCAGTTCCTC AGCCTGACCCACTGCCGCCCGTGGTAGGACCAAGTGGCGGTGATGAGGTGACAAAGAACGAGGAGACTTTGGGGTCCGGACCCAGTGGTCAGAGAGAAATCAATTGTCCAAGCCTCGGTCCAAAACCCGCAGGATCCGGGAGTAGCATCATTGTCAGTTCCAGACAG AGGGGGAATCCCATTTTGAAGTTTGTGAGGAGTGTCCCATGGGAGTTTGGAGAAGTGGTGCCAGACTATGTCTTAGGCCAGACAACTTGTGCTCTCTTTCTCAG TTTGAGATATCACAATCTGAATCCAAACTATATCCATGAGCGACTTAAGCAGCTTGGACAAAGCTTCACCCTTCGAGTTTTACTTGTTCAAGTGGATGTG AAAGACCCCCATCATGCATTGAAGGAGCTGGCTCGAATCTGCATCATGGCTGACTGCACTCTTATTTTGGCATGGAG TCCAGAGGAGGCGGGACGTTACCTGGAAACATACAAGTCATATGAGAAGAAACCAGCAGATCTTTTGAAGGAGcaagttgaaaaaaattatttgtcaaAG GTGACTGACTGCCTGACCACTGTGAAGTCCATAAACAAGACAGATGCTATGACGTTACTTTCAACCTTCTCT tCTTTGGAAGGAATCATCAGTGCTTCGAAAGAAGACCTGGTTCTCTGTCCAGGCCTTGGTCCTCAAAAG gcAAGACGTCTTTATGATGTGCTTCATAAACCTTTCCTAAAATCCAAGACAAAGTCTAACAGTTGA
- the ercc1 gene encoding DNA excision repair protein ERCC-1 isoform X1 → MKKRFNIDLDDSAFTKERTPPKPHFQPSVTAGQSKSNASASPGKETQPLSYAQYIIKAKAQGSAVPRCDGSSEMPTSKIDGATTTTCPRQSEPDPLPPVVGPSGGDEVTKNEETLGSGPSGQREINCPSLGPKPAGSGSSIIVSSRQRGNPILKFVRSVPWEFGEVVPDYVLGQTTCALFLSLRYHNLNPNYIHERLKQLGQSFTLRVLLVQVDVKDPHHALKELARICIMADCTLILAWSPEEAGRYLETYKSYEKKPADLLKEQVEKNYLSKVTDCLTTVKSINKTDAMTLLSTFSSLEGIISASKEDLVLCPGLGPQKARRLYDVLHKPFLKSKTKSNS, encoded by the exons ATGAAGAAGAGGTTTAATATCGATTTGGACGATTCTGCCTTTACTAAAGAGAGAACACCA ccAAAGCCTCACTTTCAACCATCAGTAACAGCGGGACAAAGCAAAAGCAATGCAAGCGCATCCCCAGGAAAGGAGACCCAGCCTTTGTCGTATGCACAATATATAATCAAAGCTAAAGCTCAAGGGTCTGCAGTTCCTCGATGTGATGGGTCCTCTGAAATGCCTACATCTAAAATTGATGGAGCTACCACCACTACCTGTCCTAGGCAAAGCGAGCCTGACCCACTGCCGCCCGTGGTAGGACCAAGTGGCGGTGATGAGGTGACAAAGAACGAGGAGACTTTGGGGTCCGGACCCAGTGGTCAGAGAGAAATCAATTGTCCAAGCCTCGGTCCAAAACCCGCAGGATCCGGGAGTAGCATCATTGTCAGTTCCAGACAG AGGGGGAATCCCATTTTGAAGTTTGTGAGGAGTGTCCCATGGGAGTTTGGAGAAGTGGTGCCAGACTATGTCTTAGGCCAGACAACTTGTGCTCTCTTTCTCAG TTTGAGATATCACAATCTGAATCCAAACTATATCCATGAGCGACTTAAGCAGCTTGGACAAAGCTTCACCCTTCGAGTTTTACTTGTTCAAGTGGATGTG AAAGACCCCCATCATGCATTGAAGGAGCTGGCTCGAATCTGCATCATGGCTGACTGCACTCTTATTTTGGCATGGAG TCCAGAGGAGGCGGGACGTTACCTGGAAACATACAAGTCATATGAGAAGAAACCAGCAGATCTTTTGAAGGAGcaagttgaaaaaaattatttgtcaaAG GTGACTGACTGCCTGACCACTGTGAAGTCCATAAACAAGACAGATGCTATGACGTTACTTTCAACCTTCTCT tCTTTGGAAGGAATCATCAGTGCTTCGAAAGAAGACCTGGTTCTCTGTCCAGGCCTTGGTCCTCAAAAG gcAAGACGTCTTTATGATGTGCTTCATAAACCTTTCCTAAAATCCAAGACAAAGTCTAACAGTTGA